One Desulforhopalus sp. DNA segment encodes these proteins:
- a CDS encoding iron-sulfur cluster assembly scaffold protein, translated as MEHDNFPADQVHSDRFLDMASRTNRFGSLKSPDGYGKRVSDCGDTIELFLSVRGGQIQMVCFQIQGCINTNACANTLSYLAEGRSIADSWQISPQDVITYLQTLPPGHDHCAELVVGAFYHALNDYTARSREAWKNAYKKW; from the coding sequence ATGGAACATGACAATTTCCCTGCAGATCAGGTTCATTCCGATCGTTTCCTTGATATGGCCTCCAGGACCAATCGCTTCGGAAGCCTGAAAAGCCCGGACGGCTATGGTAAACGAGTCAGTGACTGCGGTGATACTATTGAACTCTTTCTGTCGGTACGGGGCGGACAGATCCAGATGGTCTGCTTTCAAATCCAGGGGTGCATAAACACCAATGCCTGTGCCAATACCTTGTCCTACCTCGCCGAAGGCCGAAGCATTGCCGACAGCTGGCAGATTTCACCGCAAGATGTAATTACCTACCTGCAGACTTTACCTCCCGGCCACGACCACTGCGCCGAACTGGTCGTCGGCGCCTTTTACCACGCCTTGAACGACTACACGGCCCGAAGCCGCGAAGCCTGGAAAAATGCCTACAAAAAATGGTGA